One part of the Gossypium raimondii isolate GPD5lz chromosome 1, ASM2569854v1, whole genome shotgun sequence genome encodes these proteins:
- the LOC105774071 gene encoding disease resistance protein SUMM2, with amino-acid sequence MGGCCSTHPRSSIKFGKKIAKKLLEVKNQKENGDFSDVASKPPLPSATERPSEPTVGLESNFNKVWSCLQKEQVGIIGIYDLGGVGKTSLLNQINNKFHDTTHDYHVIWAVASQNRPIERVQDQIAERIGLSNEGWKSKSLDEKAEGIFQVLCKKKFALLLDDIWEWFDLTRAGVPLPPKENGSKVIFTTRRRDVCCQMQPNMDNNIRVECLPPGEAFKLFEEKVGSETLRMHPKICKLAEAAVEECAGLPLALITIGRAMASKKTPREWEYATEVLRQSAASVLPGVGKEMYPKLRFSYDCLPDERFRSCFLYCSLYPEDFLINEDELIDCWIGERLLDEHANLSNSRNQGHFIIGSLIDACLLEKGQYNDRVKMHDVIRDMALWIAGESENERFFVKSGVQLKEQPKAKKWEEVTRMSLMENQIENLTEILECPNLQTLFLGRNDFKVIMDDFFNFMPMLRVLDLSENMNLEELPVGIAKLVSLEHLNLSGRGIKKLPVEMKALAKLKYLNLEGTGDLKMIPQQLISSFSKLQVLKMEGCGYGCSLVLEEMEHLKYLNVLTLTFGVSRSLNLMALAKLQHLCTFSLWYCMDLEEVKIERNIIEGAGCFHSLRYVTVGGCNHLRDVSWATFAPHLEDLWILGCSSLEEIISEEKLGEVAELKGNSNLFSKLERLMLHRVHKLSTIYCHALPFPQLKQVYIRGCPMLKKLPLNSNSAKGQRLIIEGEEGWWKDVEWEDESTQTAFLPSFKPLIS; translated from the coding sequence ATGGGAGGTTGTTGCTCCACTCATCCTAGGTCCAGCATCAAGTTCGGGAAGAAAATTGCCAAAAAACTCCTAGAGGTTAAAAACCAGAAGGAGAATGGAGATTTCAGTGATGTGGCCAGCAAGCCACCACTTCCTTCAGCAACTGAAAGACCTAGTGAGCCAACTGTGGGTTTAGAGTCCAATTTCAACAAGGTCTGGAGCTGTCTTCAAAAGGAACAAGTGGGAATTATTGGCATTTATGACTTAGGAGGGGTTGGCAAGACAAGCCTCCTAAACCAAATCAATAACAAATTCCATGATACTACCCATGATTACCATGTCATTTGGGCAGTTGCATCACAAAATCGGCCAATTGAGAGAGTCCAGGATCAAATTGCCGAAAGAATAGGCCTTTCTAATGAAGGCTGGAAATCTAAGAGCCTTGATGAGAAAGCTGAAGGCATCTTCCAGGTATTATGTAAAAAGAAGTTTGCATTGTTGTTGGATGATATATGGGAATGGTTTGATCTCACAAGAGCTGGGGTACCTCTTCCACCAAAAGAAAATGGCTCTAAAGTCATTTTCACAACTCGTCGTCGTGATGTGTGCTGTCAAATGCAACCGAACATGGATAATAATATCAGAGTGGAATGTTTACCACCAGGAGAAGCTTTCAAACTGTTCGAGGAGAAGGTTGGATCAGAAACCCTTCGAATGCATCCAAAAATTTGCAAGTTAGCTGAAGCGGCGGTTGAAGAGTGTGCAGGGCTACCTCTTGCTCTCATTACAATTGGGCGAGCCATGGCATCCAAGAAGACCCCTCGAGAATGGGAATATGCTACAGAAGTTTTAAGGCAATCAGCAGCCTCCGTGTTGCCAGGGGTAGGGAAAGAGATGTATCCCAAGTTAAGATTCAGTTATGACTGTTTACCTGATGAAAGGTTCAGATCTTGTTTCTTGTATTGCTCTTTATATCCAGAAGATTTTCTCATCAATGAAGACGAACTAATAGATTGTTGGATCGGGGAAAGACTTTTGGACGAGCATGCCAATTTGAGCAATTCCAGAAACCAGGGAcatttcattataggttctcTTATTGATGCATGCTTATTGGAGAAAGGACAATATAATGATAGGGTAAAGATGCACGATGTGATTCGCGACATGGCTTTGTGGATTGCTGGTGAATCTGAGAACGAGAGGTTTTTTGTAAAATCAGGTGTTCAGTTAAAGGAACAACCGAAAGCTAAAAAGTGGGAAGAGGTAACAAGAATGTCGCTGATGgagaatcaaattgaaaatctaACTGAGATATTGGAATGTCCCAATCTCCAAACTTTGTTTCTTGGCAGGAATGATTTTAAGGTAATCATGGatgatttctttaatttcatgCCGATGCTAAGGGTTCTGGACTTGTctgaaaatatgaatttggaaGAATTGCCAGTAGGAATTGCAAAGTTGGTTTCACTAGAACATCTCAATTTGTCAGGGAGAGGAATAAAAAAGTTGCCAGTCGAAATGAAGGCCCTAGCAAAGCTGAAATATTTGAATCTGGAGGGGACAGGGGATCTAAAAATGATCCCACAACAATTGATATCCAGTTTCTCCAAGTTGCAAGTACTGAAAATGGAGGGATGTGGCTATGGATGTTCATTGGTTTTAGAGGAAATGgagcatttaaaatatttgaatgtgTTGACTCTTACTTTCGGAGTTTCAAGATCATTGAATCTTATGGCTTTAGCAAAACTGCAGCATCTATGTACTTTCAGCCTCTGGTATTGTATGGATCTAGAGGAAGTGAAGATCGAACGTAACATAATTGAAGGTGCAGGATGCTTCCATAGCCTTCGATATGTAACCGTAGGCGGATGCAATCATTTGAGGGATGTGAGTTGGGCAACTTTTGCTCCACATTTGGAAGATCTATGGATACTTGGATGCAGTAGTTTAGAAGAAATCATCAGTGAAGAAAAACTTGGTGAAGTCGCTGAGCTAAAAGGAAATTCTAACTTATTTTCTAAGCTTGAGCGTTTGATGCTACATCGTGTGCACAAATTAAGCACAATATATTGCCATGCTCTGCCTTTCCCACAGCTGAAGCAAGTATACATTAGAGGATGCCCAATGTTAAAGAAGCTGCCACTAAACTCCAATAGTGCAAAAGGACAGAGGCTCATCATTGAAGGAGAGGAGGGATGGTGGAAAGATGTAGAATGGGAGGATGAATCCACTCAAACTGCTTTTCTCCCCTCTTTCAAACCTCTTATATCGTAA